The Ignatzschineria rhizosphaerae genome contains a region encoding:
- a CDS encoding NAD(P)H-dependent flavin oxidoreductase, translating into MTIRKPARLSQLLSIEFPIVQAPLYHGDSSALVAEVSNNGGLGMIAGGLLTAEALQHEIQEVKALTNKPFGVNLMVTEKNALDVSNYEEAITRLKGFAGAEALEFEALNTEAWSLSPLEELLDILLAEEVPVVSFSFGIPSQEVIDILHNAGMKIIGNSTHMIEALLWEERGVDAHFLQGFESGGMRLTFIGDAMQHGFSAQALIAQADRVLEKPFFVSGGIYNKSLFAAAMIQGADGVAIGTALMLCQESGLSELEAEKILSSNEYDSVLTQHWTGIFGRCLSNEGTQALRKVRGKTLPFPEQLFLAHAATIDELETGDKKEEFQPIWASVNAPFCRRDSVKSLMASLVS; encoded by the coding sequence ATGACCATTAGAAAACCTGCTCGACTATCTCAACTGCTCTCCATTGAGTTTCCGATTGTTCAAGCGCCTCTTTATCATGGGGATTCTTCGGCACTTGTTGCTGAGGTCTCAAATAATGGGGGATTAGGAATGATTGCGGGAGGTCTATTAACAGCAGAAGCCTTGCAACATGAAATTCAAGAAGTTAAAGCACTAACCAATAAGCCATTTGGGGTGAACCTTATGGTGACGGAAAAAAATGCGTTAGATGTTTCAAATTATGAAGAAGCCATCACAAGACTGAAAGGTTTTGCCGGTGCTGAAGCCCTTGAGTTTGAGGCCTTAAATACAGAAGCGTGGTCATTATCCCCATTAGAAGAGTTATTAGATATCTTGTTAGCTGAGGAAGTGCCGGTTGTGAGTTTCTCTTTTGGAATCCCTTCGCAAGAGGTGATTGATATTCTCCATAACGCAGGAATGAAGATCATTGGGAACTCAACTCATATGATTGAAGCTCTATTGTGGGAAGAGCGAGGAGTTGATGCGCACTTTTTACAAGGATTTGAATCAGGTGGCATGCGTTTAACTTTTATTGGGGACGCTATGCAACACGGCTTTAGTGCACAAGCATTAATTGCCCAAGCAGATCGGGTTCTTGAAAAGCCCTTCTTTGTATCAGGTGGCATCTATAATAAATCTCTTTTTGCCGCAGCCATGATTCAAGGGGCCGATGGTGTTGCCATTGGCACAGCATTAATGTTGTGTCAGGAGTCTGGATTATCAGAACTTGAGGCTGAGAAGATTTTAAGTAGTAATGAGTATGACAGTGTCTTAACGCAGCATTGGACGGGTATTTTTGGACGTTGCTTAAGTAATGAAGGAACTCAAGCTTTACGTAAGGTGCGAGGCAAAACTCTCCCTTTCCCAGAACAGCTATTTTTAGCACATGCCGCAACAATTGATGAGTTAGAAACTGGTGACAAAAAAGAAGAGTTTCAACCTATCTGGGCGAGCGTCAACGCACCATTTTGCCGTAGAGATTCGGTGAAGTCTTTGATGGCATCATTAGTAAGTTAA